A genome region from Rhodanobacter thiooxydans includes the following:
- a CDS encoding CopD family copper resistance protein, whose amino-acid sequence MAAWYPWIVLVHLACAIVFVGAVTFEVLVVESLHRHFDAATLHRIEQAIMARVRRFMPVFVVLLFASGLVLFDIRCDGVACVGSRFGNWLLLKTLLAFGVLGVFVNAMWAMRSGKMDACRFRHTHRIVLGLMVGIVFLAKTMFYL is encoded by the coding sequence ATGGCGGCGTGGTATCCGTGGATCGTGCTGGTGCACCTGGCGTGCGCCATCGTGTTCGTCGGTGCGGTGACGTTCGAGGTGCTGGTGGTCGAGTCGCTGCACCGGCATTTCGACGCGGCCACCCTGCATCGCATCGAGCAGGCAATCATGGCAAGGGTGCGCCGGTTCATGCCGGTGTTCGTGGTGCTGCTGTTCGCCAGCGGCCTCGTGCTGTTCGACATCCGCTGCGACGGCGTGGCCTGCGTGGGCAGCCGTTTCGGCAACTGGTTGCTGCTGAAGACGCTGCTGGCGTTCGGCGTGCTCGGTGTGTTCGTCAACGCGATGTGGGCGATGCGCAGCGGCAAGATGGACGCGTGCCGGTTCCGGCACACCCATCGCATCGTGCTGGGCCTGATGGTGGGCATCGTCTTCCTGGCCAAGACCATGTTCTACTTGTAG
- a CDS encoding SCO family protein, which translates to MKRLLPLFAMLLLLGSARAATPLPGDSVYNLKVQLTDQDGRQQTLAERRGRPQLVTMFYTSCQMVCPMIIDSLRLTRNALDPATRARIDLLAVSFDPARDDVATLKSYAGKRKLDPRIWTLARAKSAQVRQLSGVLGLQYRQLPDGEFNHSSELILLDADGRIAARTARIGKLDPEFVEAIRKVVAQPHD; encoded by the coding sequence ATGAAACGCCTGTTGCCCCTGTTCGCGATGCTCCTGCTGCTCGGCAGCGCCCGGGCGGCCACGCCGCTGCCCGGCGACTCCGTCTACAACCTGAAGGTGCAGCTGACCGACCAGGACGGCCGCCAGCAGACGCTGGCCGAGCGGCGCGGCCGGCCGCAGCTGGTGACGATGTTCTACACCTCGTGCCAGATGGTCTGTCCGATGATCATCGACAGCCTGCGGCTGACCCGCAACGCGCTGGATCCGGCCACCCGCGCGCGCATCGACCTGCTGGCGGTGAGCTTCGACCCGGCGCGGGACGACGTGGCCACGCTGAAGAGCTATGCGGGGAAGCGCAAGCTGGATCCGCGCATCTGGACGCTAGCGCGGGCCAAGTCGGCGCAGGTGCGCCAGCTCTCCGGCGTGCTCGGTCTGCAGTACCGGCAACTGCCCGACGGCGAATTCAACCACTCCAGTGAACTGATCCTGCTCGACGCCGACGGTCGCATCGCCGCGCGTACTGCGCGGATCGGCAAGCTCGATCCCGAGTTCGTGGAAGCGATCCGCAAGGTGGTTGCGCAGCCGCACGACTGA
- a CDS encoding formylglycine-generating enzyme family protein: MRNRLALALLGLILVLPAVAADYAALPGGRFASVLPADGKAAPAQIAPFRLRTEPVTNAEFLAFVKAYPEWRRDRVASILADRRYLSHWAGADTLGSEALPRQPVTRVSWFAARAYCESEGARLPSWYEWEYAAAADATRRDARSDPAWREKLLSWYSRPSSAPLSDVGGAPNVYGVRDITKPVWEWVDDFNALLVASDSRDQNDPDVLKFCGAGAVSLQEKENYAVLMRIAMLSALKAADTTNNMGFRCAKPE, from the coding sequence ATGCGCAACCGTCTGGCACTGGCCCTGCTCGGCCTGATACTGGTACTGCCGGCAGTGGCGGCGGACTACGCCGCCCTGCCGGGAGGGCGCTTCGCCAGCGTGCTGCCGGCCGACGGCAAGGCGGCGCCGGCGCAGATCGCACCGTTCCGCCTGCGCACCGAGCCGGTCACCAATGCCGAATTCCTGGCCTTCGTGAAGGCCTATCCCGAATGGCGGCGCGACCGCGTCGCCAGCATCCTCGCCGACCGGCGCTACCTCAGCCACTGGGCCGGTGCCGACACGCTGGGCAGCGAGGCGTTGCCCAGACAGCCGGTGACCAGGGTCAGCTGGTTCGCCGCCCGGGCGTACTGCGAGAGCGAAGGCGCGCGCCTGCCCAGCTGGTACGAGTGGGAGTACGCGGCGGCGGCCGACGCTACCCGCCGCGACGCGCGCAGCGACCCGGCCTGGCGCGAGAAACTGTTGTCCTGGTACTCGCGCCCGTCCAGCGCGCCGCTGTCGGACGTCGGCGGCGCGCCGAACGTCTACGGCGTGCGCGACATCACCAAGCCGGTGTGGGAGTGGGTGGACGACTTCAATGCGCTGCTGGTAGCCAGCGACAGCCGTGACCAGAACGATCCCGACGTGCTGAAGTTCTGTGGCGCCGGCGCGGTCAGCCTGCAGGAGAAGGAGAACTACGCGGTGCTGATGCGCATCGCCATGCTCTCCGCGCTGAAGGCCGCCGACACCACCAACAACATGGGCTTCCGCTGTGCGAAGCCCGAATGA
- the nirK gene encoding copper-containing nitrite reductase — protein sequence MLRSPLLAVAAAAMLALAACSGKPSAVSPVGEADASSSPAAIAATRGDFGPPQGEPIHAVLTSPPHVPPPVNRNHPAKVIVELEVVEKEMPISEGVSYTFWTFGGTVPGSFIRVRQGDTVEFHLKNAPDSKMPHNIDLHGVTGPGGGAASSFTAPGHASQFTFKALNQGIYVYHCATAPVGMHIANGMYGLILVEPPEGLPKVDHEYYVMQGDFYTTGKYRQKGHQPFDMEKAIDEHPTYVLFNGKEGALTGDNALTAKTDQTVRLFVGNGGPNLVSSFHVIGEIFDKVQPEGGTVAQHNVQTTLIPAGGAAMVEFHTDVPGSYVLVDHSIFRAFNKGALGILKVDGPEDKTIYSGKEVDSVYLGDRSEPNLQAVTTAAKAHAAGTLTKAEQIAAGKQLFTGTCSVCHQANGEGLANVFPPLAKSDYLAVDPKRAMTIVTHGLTGKVTVNGHEYDSVMPPMAQLTDDEVANILTYVLNSWGNPGGQISKEEVAKARAAVTPAATAEH from the coding sequence ATGCTACGTTCACCGCTTCTCGCTGTTGCCGCGGCCGCCATGCTGGCCCTGGCCGCCTGCTCCGGCAAGCCGTCCGCGGTATCGCCGGTGGGGGAGGCTGACGCCAGCTCCAGCCCCGCCGCGATCGCCGCCACCCGCGGCGACTTCGGTCCGCCGCAGGGCGAGCCGATCCACGCCGTGCTGACCAGTCCGCCGCACGTGCCGCCGCCGGTCAACCGCAACCATCCGGCCAAGGTGATCGTCGAGCTGGAGGTGGTGGAGAAGGAGATGCCGATCTCCGAAGGCGTCAGCTACACGTTCTGGACCTTCGGCGGCACCGTGCCGGGCAGCTTCATCCGCGTGCGCCAGGGCGACACGGTGGAGTTCCACCTGAAGAACGCGCCGGACAGCAAGATGCCGCACAACATCGACCTGCACGGGGTGACCGGGCCGGGCGGTGGCGCGGCGTCCAGCTTCACTGCGCCGGGGCACGCCTCGCAGTTCACCTTCAAGGCGTTGAACCAGGGCATCTACGTGTACCACTGCGCCACCGCGCCGGTGGGCATGCACATCGCCAACGGCATGTACGGGCTGATCCTGGTCGAGCCGCCGGAAGGGTTGCCGAAGGTCGACCACGAGTACTACGTGATGCAGGGCGACTTCTACACCACCGGCAAGTACCGGCAGAAGGGCCACCAGCCGTTCGATATGGAGAAGGCGATCGACGAGCACCCGACCTACGTGCTGTTCAACGGCAAGGAAGGGGCGCTGACCGGCGACAACGCGCTGACCGCGAAAACCGACCAGACGGTGCGCCTGTTCGTGGGCAACGGCGGGCCGAACCTGGTATCGAGCTTCCACGTGATCGGCGAGATCTTCGACAAGGTGCAGCCCGAAGGCGGCACGGTGGCGCAGCACAACGTGCAGACCACGCTGATCCCGGCTGGCGGTGCGGCGATGGTGGAGTTCCACACCGATGTGCCGGGCAGCTACGTGCTGGTCGACCACTCGATCTTCCGCGCATTCAACAAGGGCGCGTTGGGCATCCTCAAGGTGGACGGCCCGGAAGACAAGACGATCTACTCGGGCAAGGAAGTCGACTCGGTGTACCTGGGCGACCGTTCGGAGCCGAACCTGCAGGCGGTGACCACGGCAGCGAAGGCGCATGCGGCCGGCACGCTGACCAAGGCGGAGCAGATCGCGGCGGGCAAGCAGCTGTTCACAGGCACCTGCTCGGTGTGCCACCAGGCGAACGGCGAAGGCCTGGCGAACGTGTTCCCGCCGCTGGCCAAGTCGGACTACCTGGCGGTCGACCCGAAGCGGGCGATGACCATCGTGACGCATGGTCTGACCGGCAAGGTCACGGTGAACGGTCACGAGTACGACTCGGTGATGCCGCCGATGGCGCAGCTGACCGACGACGAGGTGGCGAACATCCTGACCTACGTGCTGAACAGCTGGGGCAACCCGGGCGGGCAGATCAGCAAGGAAGAAGTCGCCAAGGCACGCGCCGCGGTAACCCCGGCGGCGACCGCGGAGCACTGA
- a CDS encoding NnrS family protein has product MAESRSPAAEVVAPAQLTALLASAPHRPLFLAGTVAVLLSMTWWAVELTWMRFGLAGWPQPSIPPGWAHAMLIQYGLFPLFMFGFLMTTFPRWLGRPDLPWTRYLPVAGCVFGGYVLANVGLLDLPWLLKLGIAVMLVGYLVGVWTLGGVLRASVAERKGHARSCLMALSLGCVGLAVFLAYLFGAPEDCALLAIKLGTYGLLLPIYFTVMHRMLPFFTGNMVKGYEVIRPDWSMPVVWVLLLAHLLLEWRGALGWLWLVDLPLALVFAWHSLTWRPWKAMHPGILAVLHLAFAWLPVAFVLYAVQDVAYATSGHLILGRAPLHALGIGFFGSMLVAMVTRVTQGHSGRPLQMGAVAWLCFALLQVVALLRIRAELGGDVYLWLVIAAYGWLLAFLPWVLRSAWIYLTPRADGKPG; this is encoded by the coding sequence ATGGCTGAATCACGATCTCCCGCGGCGGAAGTGGTCGCACCGGCACAGCTGACGGCGCTGCTGGCTTCCGCGCCGCATCGGCCGCTGTTTCTGGCCGGCACCGTCGCGGTGTTGCTCAGCATGACCTGGTGGGCGGTGGAGCTGACCTGGATGCGCTTCGGCCTGGCCGGCTGGCCGCAGCCGTCGATACCGCCCGGTTGGGCGCACGCGATGCTGATCCAGTACGGCCTGTTCCCGCTGTTCATGTTCGGCTTCCTGATGACCACCTTCCCGCGCTGGCTGGGCCGGCCCGATCTGCCGTGGACGCGCTACCTGCCGGTGGCCGGCTGCGTGTTCGGCGGCTACGTGCTGGCGAACGTCGGCCTGCTCGACCTGCCGTGGCTGCTGAAGCTGGGCATCGCGGTGATGCTGGTCGGCTACCTGGTCGGCGTGTGGACGCTGGGCGGGGTGCTGCGCGCCTCGGTGGCCGAGCGCAAGGGCCATGCGCGTTCCTGCCTGATGGCGTTGAGCCTGGGTTGCGTGGGGCTGGCGGTGTTCCTGGCCTACCTGTTCGGCGCGCCGGAGGATTGCGCCTTGCTGGCGATCAAGCTGGGTACTTACGGCCTGCTGCTGCCGATCTATTTCACGGTGATGCACCGCATGCTTCCGTTCTTCACCGGCAACATGGTGAAAGGCTACGAGGTGATCCGCCCGGACTGGAGCATGCCGGTGGTGTGGGTGCTGCTGCTGGCGCACCTGTTGCTGGAATGGCGCGGCGCGCTGGGCTGGCTGTGGCTGGTCGACCTGCCGCTGGCGCTGGTGTTTGCGTGGCACTCGCTGACCTGGCGGCCATGGAAAGCCATGCACCCGGGCATCCTGGCCGTGCTGCACCTGGCGTTCGCATGGCTGCCGGTGGCGTTCGTGCTCTACGCGGTGCAGGACGTGGCGTACGCGACCAGCGGGCATCTGATCCTCGGCCGCGCGCCGCTGCATGCGCTGGGCATCGGCTTCTTCGGCTCGATGCTGGTGGCGATGGTGACCCGGGTGACCCAGGGCCATTCCGGTCGGCCACTGCAGATGGGCGCGGTGGCCTGGCTGTGCTTCGCCCTGCTGCAGGTGGTGGCGCTGCTGCGCATCCGTGCCGAGCTGGGCGGGGATGTCTACCTGTGGCTGGTGATCGCCGCCTACGGCTGGCTGCTGGCGTTCCTGCCGTGGGTGTTGCGCTCGGCATGGATCTACCTGACCCCGCGGGCGGACGGCAAGCCCGGGTAA
- a CDS encoding helix-turn-helix domain-containing protein, with the protein MQSKPLAGRLPEPPSPIVDDGDETRFCGTCAFSSACIAAGYDKPELAELQCLVEHVGPFRAGEHIFRTGDPFRAIFAVRAGTVKTRMVDKEGREQVLGFYLPGEVIGLNAIYPEHFPCDAVALDTAYFCRFSFPAMSALASRIPAVQQHLFRMLSKELGTASLLAGDHSADERVAAFLMDLAGRYAVRGFSGTRFHLSMSRGDIANYLRLAAETVSRVLSRFRSQKLIEIEGRELELLNPKKLREIGQALLPE; encoded by the coding sequence ATGCAATCCAAGCCCCTGGCAGGTCGTCTGCCCGAGCCGCCCAGCCCGATTGTCGACGACGGCGACGAGACGCGCTTCTGCGGCACCTGCGCGTTCTCCAGCGCGTGCATCGCGGCCGGCTACGACAAGCCGGAGCTGGCCGAGCTGCAATGCCTGGTCGAACACGTGGGCCCGTTCCGCGCCGGCGAGCACATCTTCCGCACCGGCGATCCGTTCCGCGCGATCTTCGCCGTGCGGGCGGGTACGGTGAAAACCCGCATGGTCGACAAGGAAGGCCGCGAGCAAGTGCTGGGCTTCTACCTGCCCGGCGAGGTGATCGGCCTCAACGCGATCTACCCCGAGCATTTCCCCTGCGACGCGGTGGCGCTGGATACCGCCTACTTCTGCCGCTTCTCGTTCCCCGCGATGAGCGCGCTGGCCTCGCGCATTCCTGCCGTGCAGCAGCACCTGTTCCGCATGCTGAGCAAGGAGCTGGGCACCGCCAGCCTGCTGGCCGGCGACCACAGCGCCGACGAGCGCGTCGCCGCATTCCTGATGGACCTGGCTGGCCGCTACGCCGTGCGTGGCTTCTCTGGCACGCGCTTTCATCTCAGCATGTCGCGCGGCGACATCGCCAACTACCTGCGCCTGGCCGCGGAAACCGTCAGCCGCGTGCTCAGCCGCTTCCGCAGCCAGAAGCTGATCGAGATCGAAGGGCGCGAACTGGAGCTGCTGAATCCCAAGAAGCTGCGCGAGATCGGCCAGGCGCTGCTGCCGGAGTGA
- the hemN gene encoding oxygen-independent coproporphyrinogen III oxidase, giving the protein MAIPIVPPEFDPALIARYDVAGPRYTSYPTAPHFKAEFDEAALRAVIRASNEEPIPRPLSVYVHVPFCMSPCFYCGCNRVITRDVTQADRYLERLYREIELIAPLFDRDRPVRQLHFGGGTPNFLDTAHMGELLESLARHFSFSHAADREYGIEIDPRFADAAYIRAMGELGFNRISVGIQDFDPVVQKAVNRIQSFEQTREVIEAARASGFRSASVDLIYGLPFQSVDGFSRTLDQVVALNPDRVAVYGYAHLPEMFKAQRQIEAADLPDATTRLALFGRALEHLSAAGYVYIGMDHFAKASDELVLAQRAGTLQRNFQGYSTHGDCDIVGLGVSAIGRIGDSYSQNARDLIGYYATLDAGRLPLMRGLQLDEDDLIRRELINELMCHGSVDKQAFGARHRLLFDEYFARERQRLVPLVEDGLVTENPREIRVTSRGRLLLRIIAMCFDAYLDDAAQAPRYSRVI; this is encoded by the coding sequence ATGGCCATTCCCATCGTTCCTCCTGAATTCGACCCGGCGCTGATCGCCCGCTACGACGTGGCCGGGCCGCGCTACACCAGCTACCCGACCGCGCCGCACTTCAAGGCCGAGTTCGACGAGGCGGCCCTGCGTGCGGTGATCCGCGCTTCCAACGAGGAGCCGATCCCGCGCCCGCTGTCGGTGTACGTGCACGTGCCGTTCTGCATGAGCCCGTGCTTCTACTGCGGCTGCAACCGGGTGATCACCCGCGACGTAACCCAGGCCGACCGCTACCTGGAACGGCTGTACCGCGAGATCGAGCTGATCGCGCCGCTGTTCGACCGCGACCGCCCGGTGCGCCAGCTGCACTTCGGCGGCGGCACGCCGAACTTCCTCGACACCGCGCACATGGGCGAGCTGCTGGAGTCGCTGGCGCGGCATTTCAGCTTCAGTCACGCGGCAGACCGCGAGTACGGCATCGAAATCGACCCACGCTTCGCCGACGCCGCCTACATCCGCGCCATGGGCGAGCTGGGCTTCAACCGCATCTCGGTGGGCATCCAGGATTTCGACCCAGTGGTGCAGAAGGCGGTGAACCGGATCCAGAGCTTCGAGCAGACCCGCGAGGTGATCGAGGCGGCGCGGGCCTCGGGTTTCCGCTCGGCCAGCGTCGACCTGATCTACGGCCTGCCGTTCCAGAGCGTCGACGGCTTCAGCCGCACGCTGGACCAGGTGGTGGCGCTGAACCCGGACCGCGTGGCGGTGTACGGCTACGCTCACCTGCCGGAGATGTTCAAGGCGCAGCGGCAGATCGAGGCCGCCGACCTGCCCGACGCGACCACCCGGCTGGCGCTGTTCGGCCGTGCGCTGGAACATCTGTCGGCGGCCGGTTACGTCTACATCGGCATGGACCACTTCGCCAAGGCCAGCGACGAGCTGGTGCTGGCGCAGCGCGCCGGCACGCTGCAACGCAACTTCCAGGGCTATTCGACGCACGGCGACTGCGACATCGTCGGCCTCGGCGTCAGCGCGATCGGCCGCATCGGCGACAGCTACAGCCAGAACGCGCGTGACCTGATCGGCTACTACGCAACGCTGGACGCCGGCCGCCTGCCGCTGATGCGCGGGCTGCAGCTGGACGAGGACGACCTGATCCGGCGCGAACTGATCAACGAATTGATGTGCCACGGCAGCGTGGACAAGCAGGCGTTCGGCGCGCGCCACCGGTTGCTGTTCGACGAATACTTCGCACGCGAGCGGCAGCGCCTGGTGCCGCTGGTCGAGGATGGGCTGGTCACGGAAAATCCACGCGAGATCCGGGTCACCTCGCGGGGACGGCTGCTGTTGCGTATCATCGCCATGTGCTTCGACGCCTACCTGGACGACGCGGCACAGGCCCCACGCTACTCGCGCGTGATCTGA
- a CDS encoding fumarylacetoacetate hydrolase family protein, with product MKLGTLKDGGRDGTLVVVSRDLSCAVKAAGIAPTLQAALDDWSNAAPRLNALSEELNAGGAAGAFALDMAALASPLPRAYEFVDGSAYLPHVERVRRARGAEVPASFYTDPLMYQATSAGFLSPRDPVVVPSEGYGIDLEAEVVVVTDDVPMAVTPGEASAHIQLVGLVNDVSLRGLIPGELAKGFGFLQSKPRSALSPVLATPDELGDAWAGDKLHLPMRTWLNGAWFGEAECGVDMQFSFAELVAHVAKTRPLTAGTIVGSGTIANQDTGKGASCLAEQRTVETLRDGHPSTPFLKFGDRLKIDVTDAAGASIFGAIEQRIEAYRR from the coding sequence ATGAAGCTCGGAACTCTCAAGGACGGCGGCCGCGACGGCACGCTGGTGGTGGTCAGCCGCGATCTTTCCTGCGCGGTGAAGGCGGCCGGTATCGCGCCGACGCTGCAGGCGGCGCTGGACGACTGGTCGAATGCGGCGCCGCGGCTCAATGCGCTGTCCGAGGAATTGAATGCCGGCGGTGCCGCCGGCGCGTTCGCGCTGGACATGGCCGCGCTGGCCTCGCCGCTGCCGCGCGCCTACGAGTTCGTCGACGGCTCGGCCTACCTGCCGCACGTCGAGCGCGTGCGTCGCGCGCGTGGCGCCGAGGTGCCGGCCTCGTTCTACACCGACCCGCTGATGTACCAGGCCACTAGCGCCGGCTTTCTCAGCCCGCGCGATCCGGTCGTTGTACCCAGCGAGGGTTACGGCATCGATCTGGAAGCCGAGGTGGTGGTGGTCACCGACGACGTGCCGATGGCAGTCACGCCGGGCGAGGCTTCCGCGCACATCCAGCTGGTCGGGCTGGTCAACGACGTCAGCCTGCGCGGGCTGATCCCCGGTGAGCTGGCCAAGGGCTTCGGCTTCCTGCAGAGCAAACCGCGCTCGGCGCTGTCGCCGGTGCTGGCGACGCCGGACGAACTGGGCGACGCGTGGGCCGGCGACAAGCTGCACCTGCCGATGCGCACCTGGCTGAACGGCGCCTGGTTCGGCGAGGCCGAATGCGGCGTGGACATGCAGTTTTCGTTCGCCGAACTGGTGGCGCATGTGGCGAAAACCCGCCCGCTCACCGCCGGCACCATCGTCGGTTCCGGCACCATCGCCAACCAGGACACCGGCAAGGGCGCTTCCTGCCTGGCCGAGCAGCGCACGGTGGAAACCCTACGCGACGGCCACCCGAGCACGCCGTTCCTGAAGTTCGGCGACCGCCTGAAGATCGACGTCACCGACGCCGCCGGCGCCTCGATCTTCGGCGCCATCGAGCAGCGGATCGAAGCGTACCGGCGCTGA
- the hmgA gene encoding homogentisate 1,2-dioxygenase, translating into MAMIAGNGYQSGFGNEFASEAIPGVLPVGQNSPQRVAHGLYAEQLSGTAFTAPRHLNRRSWLYRIRPAAVHEPFVPLAHATFHNRFDEAPATPNQLRWDPWPSPERPTDFLDGLVTIAGNGGAAEQGGIGIHLYAANRSMQGRFFCNADGELLIVPQQGRLHLTTELGVVEIEPQEIAVIPRGVRFRVELPEGAADAHGSASVTGAESAGVARGYVCENFGALLRLPELGPIGSNGLAHARDFLTPHAAWEDIEGAFELVTKFQGALWSASIRHSPLDVVAWHGNYAPYKYDLRRFNTIGSISVDHPDPCIFTVLTSASDTPGTANMDFAIFPPRWLVAQHTFRPPWFHRNVASEFMGLIAGVYDAKAEGFVPGGASLHNCMSAHGPDAATFEKASQADLSKPDVIGGTMAFMFETRKVIRPTRQALDAPQLQHDYYRCWQDIGKHFAP; encoded by the coding sequence ATGGCGATGATCGCGGGCAACGGCTACCAATCCGGCTTCGGCAACGAATTCGCCAGCGAGGCGATTCCCGGCGTGCTGCCGGTCGGCCAGAACTCGCCGCAGCGCGTGGCGCACGGGCTGTACGCCGAGCAGCTGTCGGGCACCGCGTTCACCGCGCCGCGGCACCTGAATCGGCGCAGCTGGCTGTACCGGATCCGTCCGGCGGCGGTGCATGAGCCGTTCGTGCCGCTGGCGCATGCCACCTTCCACAACCGCTTCGACGAGGCGCCGGCCACGCCGAACCAGCTGCGCTGGGATCCATGGCCGTCGCCGGAGCGGCCGACCGACTTCCTCGATGGCCTGGTGACGATCGCCGGCAACGGCGGCGCGGCCGAGCAGGGCGGCATCGGCATCCACCTCTACGCGGCCAACCGCTCGATGCAGGGCCGCTTCTTCTGCAACGCCGACGGCGAGCTGCTGATCGTGCCGCAGCAGGGTCGGCTGCATCTGACCACCGAGCTGGGCGTGGTCGAGATCGAGCCGCAGGAGATCGCGGTGATCCCGCGCGGCGTGCGCTTCCGCGTCGAGCTGCCCGAGGGAGCGGCCGACGCACATGGAAGTGCGAGTGTCACGGGCGCCGAAAGCGCAGGAGTGGCCCGAGGTTACGTCTGCGAGAACTTCGGCGCACTGCTGCGCCTGCCGGAGCTCGGCCCGATCGGCTCGAACGGGCTGGCCCACGCGCGCGACTTTCTCACCCCGCACGCCGCCTGGGAGGACATCGAAGGCGCGTTCGAGCTGGTGACGAAATTCCAGGGTGCATTGTGGAGCGCGTCGATCCGCCACTCGCCGCTGGACGTGGTGGCCTGGCACGGCAACTATGCGCCGTACAAGTACGACCTGCGCCGCTTCAACACCATCGGCTCGATCAGCGTCGACCATCCCGATCCGTGCATCTTCACCGTGCTGACCTCGGCCAGCGACACGCCCGGCACGGCCAACATGGATTTCGCGATCTTCCCGCCGCGCTGGCTGGTGGCGCAGCACACCTTCCGCCCGCCGTGGTTCCACCGCAACGTGGCCAGCGAGTTCATGGGCCTGATCGCCGGCGTGTACGACGCCAAGGCCGAGGGTTTCGTGCCTGGCGGCGCCTCGCTGCACAATTGCATGAGCGCTCACGGCCCGGACGCAGCCACGTTCGAGAAGGCCTCGCAGGCCGACCTGTCGAAGCCGGACGTGATCGGCGGCACCATGGCCTTCATGTTCGAGACGCGCAAGGTGATCCGCCCCACGCGGCAGGCGCTGGACGCGCCGCAGTTGCAGCACGACTACTACCGATGCTGGCAGGATATCGGCAAGCACTTCGCGCCGTGA